The Deltaproteobacteria bacterium genome includes a window with the following:
- a CDS encoding type II toxin-antitoxin system HicB family antitoxin, with amino-acid sequence MRNFTKSAEDYLKDAYSRILMPDKESGTYTAEILEFHGCIAQGDTPAEAYENLEEAARGWIEAALDLNQNIPAPAQAISYGGKVLIRMPKSLHRHVSMVAEREGVSLNQFVVSTIAEKVGAYGFAERLTKRLDQHIVNIATYVANTVVANINTVTISSVVGLNASISNFINAGEVTGYAGDKQYCILTQGSGRGIN; translated from the coding sequence ATGAGAAATTTCACAAAAAGCGCGGAAGATTATCTTAAAGATGCATACTCAAGAATTCTTATGCCTGATAAGGAAAGTGGTACATATACTGCAGAAATATTAGAGTTCCATGGCTGTATAGCACAAGGAGATACGCCTGCTGAAGCTTATGAGAATCTAGAAGAGGCTGCAAGAGGATGGATCGAAGCAGCTTTGGATTTAAATCAAAATATTCCTGCTCCAGCACAAGCGATTTCATATGGCGGAAAAGTGTTGATAAGGATGCCAAAGAGTCTTCACAGGCATGTATCCATGGTTGCTGAAAGGGAAGGAGTTAGCTTAAATCAATTTGTTGTCTCGACGATTGCAGAAAAAGTTGGTGCGTATGGCTTTGCGGAGCGCCTAACAAAGAGATTGGATCAACACATTGTAAATATTGCTACATATGTTGCCAATACGGTCGTTGCGAATATTAATACTGTAACAATCTCATCGGTGGTTGGATTAAACGCGTCGATATCTAATTTTATTAATGCGGGGGAGGTGACAGGCTATGCCGGAGACAAACAATATTGTATTCTCACACAAGGAAGTGGCAGAGGTATTAATTAA
- a CDS encoding type I restriction-modification system subunit M yields MARPAKPKGNGSAANLGFEAKLWAAADALRNNMDAAEYKHVVLGLIFLKYISDAFEAKHAELDAQRKQCADPEDPDEYRAASIFWVPKEARWSHLKASAPQPTIGTLVDDAMSAIERDNPSLKSVLPKDYARPGLDKQRLGQIINLVSDIALESTADRAKDTLGRVYEYFLARFASAEGKSGGQFYTPSSVVRVLVEMLAPYKGRVYDPCCGSGGMFVQSEKFIENHSGKVGDISIYGQESNYTTWRLAKMNLAIRGIDAQIGHGDTFHIDRHPDLKADYVLANPPFNDSDWRGELLKDDKRWVYGAPPAGNANYAWVQHFIHHLAPTGIAGFVLANGSMSSNQSGEGEIRKAIIEADLVDCMVAMPGQLFYSTQIPVCLWFLARDRKNGRFRDRRGETLFIDARKMGTLVDRVHRELTDEDIAKIAGTYHAWRGDKGAGEYADAPGFCKAAQLDDIRKHGHVLTPGRYVGAEAVEDDGEPFGEKMRRLTATLREQQAEAAKLDAAIATNLKELGYGR; encoded by the coding sequence ATGGCCCGTCCCGCCAAGCCCAAAGGAAACGGCTCCGCTGCCAACCTGGGATTCGAGGCCAAGCTCTGGGCCGCCGCCGACGCCCTGCGCAACAACATGGACGCGGCCGAGTACAAGCACGTCGTCCTGGGCCTCATCTTCCTCAAGTACATCTCCGACGCATTCGAGGCGAAGCACGCCGAGCTGGACGCCCAGCGCAAGCAATGCGCCGACCCCGAGGACCCGGACGAGTACCGGGCCGCCTCCATCTTCTGGGTCCCGAAGGAGGCGCGCTGGTCGCACCTGAAGGCCAGCGCCCCGCAGCCCACCATCGGCACGCTGGTGGACGACGCGATGAGCGCCATCGAGCGCGACAACCCCTCGCTCAAGAGCGTGCTCCCCAAGGACTACGCCCGCCCCGGCCTCGACAAGCAGCGCCTCGGGCAGATCATCAACCTCGTCAGCGACATCGCCTTGGAAAGCACCGCCGACCGCGCAAAAGACACCCTGGGCCGGGTGTACGAATACTTCCTCGCGCGCTTCGCCAGCGCGGAGGGCAAGAGCGGCGGGCAGTTCTACACGCCCTCCAGTGTGGTGCGCGTGCTGGTGGAGATGCTCGCCCCCTACAAGGGGCGCGTCTACGACCCCTGCTGCGGATCGGGCGGCATGTTCGTTCAGAGCGAGAAGTTCATCGAAAACCACAGCGGCAAAGTCGGCGACATCTCCATCTACGGGCAGGAGTCCAACTACACCACCTGGCGTCTCGCCAAGATGAACCTTGCCATCCGCGGGATCGATGCGCAGATCGGACACGGGGACACCTTTCACATTGACCGCCACCCCGACCTCAAGGCCGACTACGTGCTGGCCAACCCACCCTTCAATGACAGCGACTGGCGGGGGGAACTACTCAAGGACGACAAACGCTGGGTCTACGGCGCGCCGCCTGCTGGCAACGCCAACTACGCCTGGGTCCAGCACTTCATCCATCATCTGGCTCCCACCGGCATCGCAGGCTTCGTGCTCGCCAACGGCTCCATGTCCTCCAACCAGTCAGGCGAAGGGGAGATCCGCAAGGCCATCATCGAGGCCGACCTCGTGGACTGCATGGTGGCGATGCCGGGGCAGCTCTTCTACTCGACGCAGATCCCGGTCTGTCTCTGGTTCCTCGCTCGTGACCGGAAGAACGGGCGGTTCCGGGACCGTCGAGGCGAGACGCTCTTCATCGACGCACGCAAGATGGGGACGCTGGTCGACCGCGTCCACCGAGAGCTGACCGACGAGGACATCGCAAAGATCGCCGGAACCTACCATGCCTGGCGCGGAGACAAAGGCGCGGGCGAATACGCCGACGCCCCCGGCTTCTGCAAGGCTGCCCAACTCGACGACATCCGCAAGCACGGCCATGTGCTGACTCCCGGGCGATATGTAGGCGCGGAAGCGGTCGAGGACGACGGCGAGCCTTTCGGGGAAAAGATGCGGCGGCTCACCGCGACACTGCGGGAGCAGCAAGCCGAGGCTGCGAAACTGGATGCTGCCATTGCCACCAACCTGAAGGAGCTCGGGTATGGGCGGTAG
- a CDS encoding restriction endonuclease translates to MTVWLNRAGSHGEYEQKFLQENRVYLTWERLASDLSKVTDRETLFAMLTPLYPDAKTKAIQNYVGQVWPFAHEFKKGDLAILPSKSQPMIYVGEITGDYHFEPGGPDPYYHWRPVKWISEGVPRANFGGDLLASFGAFMTICRVQRNNAEARIHAMRANGWKPEKLSRITVVDPPPGGDDVPEDTDLEELAHDQIARLIAARFKGHGLTRLVEAILKAQGYTTYRAPEGADGGADILAGAGPLGFGQPRLCVEVKSESSPIDRPTIDKLLGAITKFGAQEGLFVSWGGFKTTVHKELAASFFRVRLWTQKELLEQLFAHYEHLDEDLKAELPLKRIWTVAAQDEE, encoded by the coding sequence ATGACTGTCTGGCTAAACCGAGCAGGTTCGCACGGCGAGTACGAACAGAAGTTCCTCCAGGAGAACCGCGTCTACCTCACATGGGAGAGGCTGGCTTCGGATCTTTCCAAGGTGACGGACCGCGAGACGCTGTTCGCGATGTTGACCCCGCTGTACCCGGACGCGAAGACCAAGGCGATCCAAAACTACGTCGGGCAGGTCTGGCCGTTCGCCCACGAGTTCAAGAAGGGCGACCTCGCCATCCTCCCCTCGAAAAGCCAGCCCATGATCTACGTCGGCGAGATAACCGGCGACTACCATTTCGAGCCAGGGGGACCTGACCCCTACTATCACTGGCGGCCGGTCAAATGGATCTCGGAGGGAGTCCCCCGCGCCAACTTCGGCGGCGACCTGCTGGCCTCCTTCGGTGCGTTCATGACGATCTGCCGCGTGCAGCGAAATAACGCGGAGGCGCGCATCCATGCGATGCGCGCGAACGGATGGAAGCCGGAGAAGCTCTCCCGCATCACGGTCGTCGATCCTCCTCCGGGGGGCGACGACGTCCCGGAGGACACGGACCTCGAGGAGCTCGCCCACGACCAGATCGCGCGGCTGATCGCCGCCCGTTTCAAGGGCCATGGGCTTACGCGGCTGGTGGAAGCGATCCTGAAGGCCCAGGGGTACACGACCTACCGGGCTCCGGAGGGGGCGGACGGAGGGGCGGACATCCTCGCCGGGGCCGGGCCGCTCGGGTTCGGGCAACCCCGCCTGTGCGTCGAGGTCAAATCCGAATCCTCCCCGATCGACCGGCCCACCATCGACAAGCTGCTGGGAGCGATAACCAAGTTCGGCGCCCAAGAGGGATTGTTCGTCTCCTGGGGCGGCTTCAAGACGACCGTCCACAAGGAGCTGGCCGCGAGCTTCTTTCGGGTCCGCCTGTGGACCCAGAAGGAGCTCCTGGAGCAACTCTTCGCCCACTACGAGCATCTGGACGAGGACCTGAAGGCCGAATTGCCGCTAAAAAGGATCTGGACGGTCGCCGCGCAGGACGAGGAGTAG
- a CDS encoding PDDEXK nuclease domain-containing protein has translation MGGRREPGGKPEPRRILGRRRDEALFPSAPSRADVPGGYANALREIKDRIRQERLRVVMSANSAMVLLYWDLGRMILDRQDRAGWGARVIDRLSMDLREAFPDMKGFSPRNLKYMRAFAAAWPERSIVQETLAQIPWYHHIALIEKCTTPQERLWYARKSVASGWSHNILSIQIESRAHLREGKALHNFSSTLPPEQSDMAAQIFKDPYLFDFLGTADPRREREVEQALVDHIQRFLIELGAGFAFVGRQVLVEVGDQDFYVDLLFYHLKLRCYVVIELKAVPFDPAFVGQMNLYLSAADDLLRHHDDKPTIGLLLCRRKNRIVVEYALRDLKKPVGVAHWETRIVKSLPKELKDSLPTVEQIEKELRDGE, from the coding sequence ATGGGCGGTAGGCGGGAACCCGGCGGAAAGCCCGAGCCCCGCCGGATCCTCGGCCGCCGACGGGATGAGGCGCTGTTTCCGTCCGCACCCTCGCGGGCGGATGTTCCCGGTGGCTACGCCAATGCCTTGCGAGAGATCAAGGACCGCATCCGGCAGGAACGACTTCGGGTTGTCATGTCGGCCAACTCGGCGATGGTCCTTCTGTACTGGGACCTCGGGCGGATGATTCTGGATCGTCAAGACCGCGCCGGCTGGGGAGCCAGGGTAATCGATCGCCTGTCGATGGACTTACGCGAAGCCTTCCCGGACATGAAGGGGTTCTCGCCCCGCAACCTCAAGTACATGCGGGCCTTCGCCGCCGCGTGGCCGGAGAGGTCAATTGTGCAAGAGACTCTTGCACAAATTCCCTGGTACCATCACATCGCGCTGATCGAGAAGTGCACCACGCCGCAAGAGCGTCTCTGGTACGCTCGAAAAAGCGTGGCGAGCGGATGGTCGCACAACATCCTCTCGATCCAGATCGAATCCCGCGCCCACCTGCGGGAGGGCAAGGCGCTCCACAACTTTTCTTCCACGCTGCCGCCCGAACAGTCCGATATGGCCGCTCAGATCTTCAAGGACCCCTACCTCTTCGATTTCCTCGGCACCGCCGATCCCCGTCGCGAGCGCGAGGTCGAGCAGGCGCTGGTCGATCACATCCAGCGCTTCCTGATTGAGCTGGGCGCCGGATTCGCGTTCGTCGGCCGGCAGGTTCTGGTCGAGGTCGGCGATCAGGACTTTTACGTCGACCTGCTCTTCTACCACTTGAAGCTCCGCTGCTATGTGGTCATCGAGCTCAAGGCCGTCCCCTTCGATCCCGCCTTCGTGGGCCAGATGAACCTCTACCTGTCGGCGGCCGACGATCTCCTGCGCCATCACGACGACAAGCCTACGATCGGCCTCCTGCTCTGCCGCAGGAAGAACCGGATCGTGGTCGAGTACGCGCTGCGCGATTTGAAGAAACCCGTCGGCGTGGCGCATTGGGAGACCCGGATCGTAAAGTCTCTTCCCAAGGAACTGAAAGACAGCCTGCCCACGGTGGAGCAGATCGAGAAGGAGCTCCGAGATGGGGAGTGA
- a CDS encoding restriction endonuclease subunit S — translation MAKRIKTEHVGAKNGGGYWGKRVDAKKLSKKLRRAHDKTVAAGDGDSAMQGDETAVDFSESGEWVETTLDHVTEFLSGGTPSKARSDYWGGSVPWVSAKDMKRFRLDDTEDHLTEVGVHNGTRMVPSGSVLILVRGMTLLSDLPICVVNRPMKFNQDVKALRPKSGVRADFIPYLLLGNKDRLLSSVDLAGHGTGRLNSDELKSLKVLLPPEVEQRAIAHILGTLDDKIELNRRMNETLEAIAQALFKSWFVDFDPVRAKAEGRDTSLPKPIADLFPDSFEDSELGEIPKGWQLAKLGDVATHIRRGVHPDEIDATTPYIALEHMPRHCIALSEWGTAGGLGSNKFQFNRGEILFGKLRPYFHKVGIAPVDGVCSTDIVVVAPRTESWLGFVLGHVSSTDFVGFTNSGSTGTKMPRTSWSEMARYAVVMPPEPLAQSFSEQAQPIVDRIIALIHEGRTLATIRDTLLPKLISGELRMDDVRSPIGGGGNA, via the coding sequence ATGGCTAAGCGGATCAAGACTGAGCATGTCGGCGCGAAAAACGGCGGCGGCTATTGGGGGAAGCGGGTCGACGCCAAGAAACTATCCAAGAAGTTGCGGCGTGCGCATGACAAGACGGTGGCCGCAGGCGATGGCGATTCCGCTATGCAGGGCGATGAAACTGCTGTCGATTTTTCTGAGTCCGGGGAGTGGGTTGAAACGACCCTCGATCATGTCACCGAGTTTCTGTCGGGCGGTACGCCATCGAAGGCCCGCTCGGATTATTGGGGCGGTTCGGTTCCTTGGGTGTCGGCTAAAGACATGAAGCGCTTTCGTCTTGACGACACAGAGGATCATCTCACCGAAGTGGGGGTCCATAACGGTACCCGAATGGTTCCTTCGGGTTCGGTATTGATCCTTGTTCGTGGTATGACGCTTCTCAGCGACTTGCCGATCTGCGTTGTAAATCGGCCGATGAAGTTCAACCAGGATGTTAAAGCTCTGCGACCCAAGTCGGGAGTCCGAGCCGATTTCATTCCCTATCTATTGCTTGGCAACAAGGATCGCTTGCTTTCCAGCGTCGATCTCGCAGGGCATGGCACTGGTCGGTTGAACAGTGACGAGTTGAAGTCGCTCAAAGTATTGCTTCCTCCAGAGGTAGAACAACGCGCCATCGCCCACATCCTCGGCACGCTGGACGACAAGATCGAGCTGAACCGACGGATGAATGAGACGCTGGAGGCGATTGCACAGGCGCTCTTCAAGTCGTGGTTCGTAGACTTCGATCCGGTGCGGGCGAAAGCCGAAGGTCGCGACACAAGTCTGCCGAAGCCCATCGCCGACCTCTTCCCGGATTCCTTCGAGGATTCGGAGCTGGGGGAGATTCCGAAGGGGTGGCAACTTGCCAAGCTTGGCGATGTTGCCACTCATATCCGGCGCGGAGTTCATCCTGACGAAATTGATGCAACCACCCCTTACATCGCGCTTGAACACATGCCGAGACACTGTATCGCTCTCTCGGAGTGGGGCACCGCAGGCGGCTTGGGAAGCAATAAATTCCAGTTCAATAGAGGTGAGATTCTGTTCGGAAAGCTGCGTCCCTACTTCCACAAGGTGGGTATTGCCCCGGTGGATGGCGTTTGTTCGACGGACATTGTCGTGGTCGCTCCCCGAACCGAAAGTTGGCTTGGCTTCGTCCTTGGGCATGTCTCAAGCACAGATTTCGTTGGGTTCACTAATTCAGGCTCGACTGGTACCAAGATGCCAAGGACAAGTTGGAGCGAGATGGCACGCTATGCGGTCGTGATGCCACCTGAGCCTCTCGCGCAATCGTTTTCTGAGCAGGCTCAGCCAATTGTTGATCGGATAATTGCCTTGATCCACGAAGGCCGCACCCTCGCCACCATTCGCGACACGCTGCTCCCAAAGCTAATTTCAGGTGAGCTCAGGATGGATGATGTGAGGTCCCCCATAGGCGGGGGCGGGAACGCATGA
- a CDS encoding type I restriction endonuclease subunit R codes for MSPGFTETIVEEAALGWLAGLGWAVRYGPEMAFGEPTAERTDPNFRDVILEGRVRHALARLNPGLPSEALEDAYRKLTRTDAPTLLERNRAIHRLLVDGVTVEYRRKDGSIAGAQAWGIDFEDPDNNDWLAVNQFTVSDGKHTRRPDVVIFVNGLPLAVIELKNPADENATVWSAFHQLQTYQAQVQSLFSTNAALVVSDGVQARIGTLGAGKEWFKPWRTITGREDAPAKLTQLKVLLEGVFEKRRFLYLLRHFIVFEDLGGGKLVKKMAGYHQFHAVNAAVEETLRASIPAVDVLRELEGHYESGLRPGGDPGDRRVGVVWHTQGSGKSLTMAFYAGRMILHPGMANPTIVVLTDRNDLDDQLFGIFARCRDLLRQPPVQAADRADLRKKLTVTSGGVVFTTIQKFFPEEKGDRQQSLSDRRNIVVIADEAHRSQYDFIDGFARHMRDALPNASFIGFTGTPIEKTDANTRAVFGDYISVYDIQRAVADKATVPIYYEGRLAKLELKESEKPKIDPKFEEVTEGEEVERREKLKSKWAQLEAVVGSENRIRKIARDLVDHFEKRLAVMDGKAMVVVMSRRIAVELYREITALRPVWHSDDDEQGALKVVMTGSASDPLEWQGHIRNKPRREALAQRFRDPSDGFKIVIVRDMWLTGFDAPSLHTMYVDKPMRGHGLMQAIARVNRVFKDKPGGLVVDYLGLADELKAALATYTEAGGKGETALDQSEAVAVMIEKYEVCLGLFHGFEWSLWTTGTPQDRLSLLPAAQEHILAQEDGKSRLLRSVTELSQAFALSVPHSEAMRIRDDVAFFQAVRAVLAKGTPGEQRTDEELDHAIRQIISRAVISGEVVDIFAAAGLKKPDISILSDEFLAEVRGMPQRNLAVELLQKLLKGEIKTRLRRNVVLAKSFAGLLEQAVRRYQSRAIETAQVIEELIGLAKQMRDANQRGESLGLTEDELAFYDALETNDSAVKVLGEPTLKEIARELVATVKKNVTIDWTMRENVRAHLRVIVKRILRKYGYPPDKQEKATALVLEQTEVLSHEWAESVSNA; via the coding sequence ATGAGCCCTGGGTTCACCGAAACCATCGTTGAGGAGGCCGCCCTCGGCTGGCTTGCCGGTTTGGGATGGGCGGTTCGCTACGGACCGGAAATGGCGTTCGGGGAGCCCACCGCCGAACGTACCGACCCGAACTTCCGCGACGTCATCCTCGAAGGCCGTGTGCGACACGCGCTCGCGCGCCTGAACCCGGGTCTGCCGTCCGAGGCACTGGAGGACGCCTACCGCAAGCTCACGCGCACCGACGCCCCTACCCTGCTGGAGCGCAACCGCGCCATTCACCGGCTGCTGGTGGACGGCGTCACGGTGGAGTACCGCCGCAAGGACGGCTCCATCGCCGGGGCGCAGGCCTGGGGGATCGACTTCGAGGACCCAGACAACAACGACTGGCTGGCGGTCAACCAGTTCACCGTGTCCGACGGGAAGCACACGCGCCGGCCCGACGTGGTGATCTTCGTCAACGGGCTCCCTCTGGCCGTTATCGAACTTAAGAACCCGGCCGACGAGAACGCGACTGTTTGGTCGGCGTTCCATCAGCTCCAGACCTATCAAGCACAGGTTCAATCGCTCTTCTCCACCAACGCCGCGCTGGTCGTCTCCGACGGCGTGCAGGCCCGCATCGGTACGTTGGGCGCCGGCAAGGAATGGTTCAAGCCTTGGCGCACGATCACCGGACGTGAGGACGCGCCGGCGAAGTTGACTCAACTGAAGGTCCTGCTGGAGGGGGTGTTCGAGAAGCGCCGCTTCCTGTACCTTCTGCGCCACTTCATCGTGTTCGAGGACTTGGGCGGTGGGAAGCTCGTCAAGAAGATGGCCGGCTACCACCAGTTCCACGCGGTCAACGCTGCCGTCGAGGAAACCCTTCGTGCCTCCATCCCAGCGGTGGACGTATTACGGGAGCTGGAAGGCCATTACGAATCGGGACTCCGCCCGGGAGGCGATCCCGGCGACCGGCGCGTCGGCGTCGTCTGGCACACGCAGGGCTCGGGCAAGAGCCTAACGATGGCGTTCTACGCGGGCCGGATGATCTTGCACCCCGGGATGGCGAACCCGACCATCGTTGTGCTCACCGACCGCAACGACCTCGACGACCAGCTCTTCGGCATCTTCGCCCGGTGCCGCGACCTGCTGCGCCAGCCGCCGGTGCAGGCCGCGGACCGGGCCGACCTCCGCAAGAAACTCACCGTCACCTCGGGCGGCGTCGTGTTCACCACGATCCAGAAGTTCTTCCCCGAGGAGAAAGGCGACCGGCAACAGTCTCTATCGGACAGACGCAACATCGTGGTCATCGCCGATGAGGCCCACCGCAGCCAGTACGATTTCATCGACGGATTCGCCCGGCACATGCGCGACGCTCTTCCCAACGCCTCGTTCATCGGCTTCACCGGCACGCCGATCGAGAAGACCGACGCCAACACGCGCGCGGTGTTCGGCGATTACATCAGCGTCTACGACATCCAGCGGGCGGTGGCCGACAAAGCCACCGTCCCCATTTACTACGAGGGCCGGCTGGCCAAGCTGGAGCTCAAGGAGTCGGAGAAGCCGAAGATCGACCCGAAGTTCGAGGAGGTCACCGAGGGCGAGGAGGTCGAGCGCCGGGAGAAGCTCAAGAGCAAGTGGGCGCAGCTCGAGGCGGTGGTGGGCTCGGAGAACCGCATCCGGAAGATCGCCCGCGACCTTGTCGACCACTTCGAGAAGCGGCTCGCCGTCATGGACGGGAAGGCGATGGTGGTGGTCATGAGCCGCCGCATCGCCGTGGAGCTGTACCGGGAGATCACCGCCCTGCGCCCCGTCTGGCACAGCGACGATGACGAGCAGGGCGCGCTCAAGGTGGTGATGACCGGCTCCGCCTCGGACCCGCTGGAGTGGCAGGGGCACATCCGCAACAAGCCGCGCCGGGAGGCGCTGGCGCAGCGATTCCGCGACCCTTCGGACGGCTTCAAGATCGTGATCGTGCGGGACATGTGGCTCACCGGCTTCGACGCGCCGAGCCTCCACACGATGTACGTGGACAAGCCGATGCGCGGCCACGGGCTAATGCAGGCGATCGCCCGCGTGAACCGGGTGTTCAAGGACAAGCCCGGCGGGCTGGTGGTCGACTACCTCGGCCTCGCCGATGAGCTCAAGGCCGCGCTCGCCACCTACACCGAGGCCGGCGGCAAGGGGGAGACCGCCCTCGACCAGTCCGAAGCGGTGGCCGTCATGATCGAGAAGTACGAGGTGTGCCTCGGGCTGTTCCACGGGTTCGAATGGTCCCTCTGGACCACCGGCACCCCCCAGGACCGCCTCTCGCTGCTCCCCGCCGCGCAGGAGCACATTCTCGCCCAGGAGGACGGGAAGAGCCGACTGCTGCGGTCCGTCACGGAGCTGTCCCAAGCCTTCGCGCTCTCCGTGCCGCACTCGGAGGCGATGCGCATCCGGGACGACGTGGCGTTCTTCCAGGCGGTCCGGGCCGTCCTGGCCAAGGGGACGCCCGGGGAGCAGAGGACCGACGAGGAGCTCGACCACGCCATCCGGCAGATCATCTCCAGGGCGGTCATCTCCGGCGAGGTCGTGGACATCTTCGCCGCCGCGGGTCTCAAGAAACCCGACATCTCGATCCTCTCCGACGAGTTCCTCGCCGAGGTCCGGGGCATGCCGCAGCGGAACCTAGCCGTCGAGCTCCTGCAGAAACTGCTCAAGGGCGAGATCAAGACGCGGCTGAGGCGCAACGTCGTGCTGGCCAAATCGTTCGCCGGCCTGCTCGAACAGGCAGTGCGGAGGTACCAGAGCCGCGCCATCGAGACCGCCCAGGTCATCGAGGAGCTGATCGGGCTGGCGAAGCAGATGCGGGACGCCAACCAGAGGGGAGAATCCCTCGGGTTGACCGAGGACGAGCTCGCCTTCTACGACGCGCTCGAGACGAACGACAGCGCGGTGAAGGTGCTCGGGGAGCCGACCCTCAAGGAGATCGCCCGCGAGCTGGTCGCGACGGTCAAGAAGAACGTCACGATCGACTGGACCATGCGCGAGAACGTCCGTGCCCACCTCCGGGTGATCGTGAAGCGCATCCTTCGAAAATACGGCTACCCGCCCGACAAGCAGGAGAAGGCAACCGCCCTCGTCCTGGAGCAGACCGAGGTGCTGTCGCACGAGTGGGCGGAGTCGGTGAGCAACGCCTAA